The following coding sequences lie in one Spinacia oleracea cultivar Varoflay chromosome 1, BTI_SOV_V1, whole genome shotgun sequence genomic window:
- the LOC110775661 gene encoding 4-alpha-glucanotransferase DPE2, which produces MVNLGLFSSENGVKSVSVNFRIPYFTQWGQSLLVCGSVPSLGSWNVRRGLLLSPTSQGSELIWGGTIEVSSGCECEYSYYVVDDDKNILRWEMGKKRKLLLPSSIQDGEIVAFHDLWQAGSDTLPSSSAFKDVIFRNSSSLTVERPLGVLQNKLGLEDSVLVNFKICCPNLDEGTSVYVIGSPQKLGQWKTEGGLKLSYAGDSVWQADCVIGKEDFPLKYRYGKYDKAGKFAIEIGTNRKLLVESLSNQARYIFLSDGMMREMPWRGSGMAIPMFSVRSEEDLGVGEFLDLKLVVDWAVASGFHLVQLLPINDTSVHGMWWDSYPYSSLSVFALHPLYLRVQALSENIPEEIKLEIVKAKERLDVKDVDYEATMATKLSIAKKIFSLEKDLTLKSSSFQKFFLENEEWLKPYAAFCFLRDFFETSDHSQWGRFSDFSKEKLEKLVSDDSPHYNIVCFHYYIQYHLHLQLSEAAEHARKKGVVLKGDLPIGVDRNSVDTWVYPNLFRMNTSTGAPPDYFDKNGQNWGFPTYNWEEMSKDNYGWWRGRLTQMAKYFTAFRIDHILGFFRIWELPEHAVTGLVGKFRPSIPLSQEELEKEGIWDFDRLSRPYIRQEFLEEKFGSSWTIVAALFLNECQKGHYEFKEDCNTEKKIASKLKDSTGKSLLLGSEAELRINLFDLLRNIVLIRDPEDTSKFYPRFNLEDTTSFTDLDDHSKNVLRRLYYDYYFHRQENLWRQNAMKTLPVLLNSSDMLACGEDLGMIPSCVHPVMQELGLIGLRIQRMPNEPDLEFGIPSQYGYMTVCAPSCHDCSTMRAWWEEDEERRRRFCKTVMGSNKLPPSKCIPEIAYFIIRQHVESPSMWAIFPLQDLLALKNEYTTRPATEETINDPTNPKHYWRFRSHVTLEMLLKDQELKTAIKELVRSSGRSYPHDDDETVAVSNKGNEPPAVASKIVQPNGASQEEEEDAVAVAVL; this is translated from the exons ATGGTGAATTTGGGATTGTTTTCCAGTGAAAATGGAGTAAAATCAGTGAGTGTTAATTTTAGAATACCATACTTTACTCAATGGGGTCAAAGCCTTCTTGTGTGTGGGTCGGTTCCATCACTTGGTTCATGGAATGTAAGAAGGGGTCTACTATTGAGCCCCACGAGTCAAGGTAGTGAACTTATATGGGGTGGAACTATCGAGGTTTCCAGTGGGTGCGAATGCGAATACAGTTACTATGTGGTGGATGATGATAAGAATATACTGAGGTGGGAAATGGGGAAGAAGAGGAAGCTTTTGTTGCCAAGTAGTATACAAGATGGGGAAATTGTTGCGTTTCATGATCTTTGGCAG GCTGGTTCAGATACTCTACCTTCTAGTAGTGCATTCAAGGATGTCATTTTTCGTAATAGTTCAAGCTTGACCGTTGAGAGACCCCTTGGTGTTCTACAGAATAAATTAGGTCTTGAAG ATTCAGTCCtcgtaaattttaaaatttgctGTCCGAACCTAGACGAAGGGACATCT GTTTATGTGATAGGCAGTCCTCAAAAGCTGGGACAGTGGAAGACTGAAGGTGGTCTAAAGCTCAGTTATGCAGGTGACTCGGTTTGGCAGGCGGACTGTGTGATAGGAAAAGAGGATTTCCCCTTAAaata CAGATATGGAAAATATGACAAGGCTGGAAAGTTTGCAATTGAGATAGGGACAAATAGAAAGCTTTTAGTGGAATCATTGAGTAACCAAGCAAGATACATCTTTCTCTCAGATGGGATGATGAGG GAAATGCCATGGCGGGGTTCTGGCATGGCAATCCCTATGTTCTCAGTTCGTTCAGAAGAGGATCTCGGAGTTGGGGAGTTTCTTGACTTGAAGCTAGTTGTTGACTGGGCTGTTGCCTCAGGTTTCCATTTAGTTCAACTTTTGCCAATTAATGACACCTCTGTACATGGGATGTGGTGGGATTCATACCCTTACAG CTCTCTTTCAGTGTTTGCATTGCATCCCTTGTATCTGAGAGTTCAAGCACTTTCAGAAAATATTCCTGAAGAAATTAAG CTAGAGATTGTGAAGGCAAAAGAAAGACTGGATGTGAAG GATGTTGATTATGAGGCTACAATGGCTACCAAGCTTTCCATTGCTAAGAAGATTTTCTCCCTGGAAAAGGACCTGACACTCAAGTCTAGTTCCTTCCAGAAATTCTTTCTTGAGAATGAG GAGTGGCTGAAACCGTATGCAGCCTTCTGTTTTTTGCGGGATTTCTTTGAAACCTCGGATCATAGTCAGTGGGGTCGTTTCTCTGATTTTTCAAAAGAGAAG CTTGAGAAACTCGTCTCAGACGACAGTCCTCACTACAACATTGTTTGTTTTCACTATTACATACAATACCATTTGCATTTACAA CTGTCAGAGGCTGCTGAACATGCAAGGAAAAAAGGAGTGGTGTTGAAAGGAGACCTCCCAATTGGTGTCGACAGAAATAGTGTCGATACCTGGGTCTATCCAAATTTGTTTCGGATGAACACATCAACTGGAGCTCCACCTGATTATTTTGATAAAAATGGGCAGAATTGGGGTTTTCCAACTTATAATTGGGAGGAAATGTCAAAAGACAATTATGGATGGTGGCGTGGCCGTTTGACTCAG ATGGCGAAGTACTTTACAGCTTTTAGAATTGATCATATATTGGGCttctttagaatttgggaaCTACCAGAGCATGCTGTTACTGGACTAGTCGGAAAGTTCAGACCATCAATTCCCTTAAGCCAG GAAGAGCTTGAAAAAGAGGGGATATGGGACTTTGACCGATTGAGTCGTCCATACATCCGACAAGAGTTTTTGGAG GAGAAATTTGGTTCTTCTTGGACAATTGTTGCAGCTCTTTTCCTAAACGAATGTCAAAAAGGGCATTATGAG TTTAAGGAAGATTGCAACACTGAGAAGAAGATAGCTTCCAAGCTCAAGGATAGCACAGGGAAATCATTGTTGCTTGGAAGTGAAGCTGAACTAAGGATCAATCTGTTTGATCTTCTGCGG AATATAGTTTTGATCAGAGATCCAGAGGATACTAGCAAATTCTATCCTCGTTTCAATCTTGAGGACACTACAAGTTTTACAGATCTAGATGATCACAG TAAAAATGTTCTGAGAAGATtgtattatgattattatttcCATCGGCAAGAAAACCTTTGGCGGCAAAATGCTATGAAGACTCTGCCAGTCCTCTTGAATTCATCAGATATGTTGGCTTGTGGTGAAGATTTAGGGATGATTCCTTCTTGTGTTCATCCT GTCATGCAAGAGCTTGGCTTGATAGGCTTACGGATTCAGCGTATGCCAAATGAGCCTGATTTGGAATTCGGCATTCCATCCCAGTATGGGTACATGACA GTATGTGCTCCCTCATGTCATGACTGCTCTACTATGCGTGCTTGGtgggaagaagatgaagagagAAGGCGTCGGTTTTGCAAGACCGTGATGGGATCAAATAAACTACCACCCAGCAAATGCATTCCAGAGATTGCTTATTTTATCATCCGTCAGCATGTTGAATCCCCTTCAATGTGGGCTATTTTCCCTCTCCAG GATTTATTGGCCTTGAAGAATGAGTACACAACTCGCCCTGCAACAGAGGAGACGATTAATGATCCCACGAATCCTAAACATTACTGGAGATTCC GCTCCCATGTCACTTTAGAAATGTTGCTGAAGGACCAGGAATTGAAGACCGCCATTAAAGAACTTGTTCGTAGCAGTGGGAGATCATATCCTCATGATGATGACGAAACAGTAGCAGTTTCAAACAAAGGGAATGAGCCGCCTGCAGTAGCTTCAAAAATAGTCCAACCAAATGGTGCCTcgcaagaagaagaagaggatgcAGTTGCAGTGGCGGTTTTGTAA
- the LOC130463271 gene encoding uncharacterized protein, giving the protein MADKGFHSALTVTNVKSLIPITLDMETAQYHEWATLFKVLASVHSVLDDVAEKAWKRVAQIFQDNKNTRAAYLEKEFTTTKMADFGSVMAYYNKLKSLADQLANVGSPVSDQRLVLRLLAGLPEAYAHFVTTIQ; this is encoded by the exons aTGGCTGACAAAGGTTTTCATTCCGCATTGACTGTCACGAACGTGAAGTCATTGATTCCTATCACCCTTGACATGGAAACTGCTCAGTATCATGAATGGGCAACACTCTTTAAAGTTCTAGCCAGCGTCCACTCCGTCCTTG ATGATGTAGCAGAGAAAGCTTGGAAACGAGTTGCTCAAATATTCCAAGATAACAAGAATACACGGGCGGCATACCTTGAGAAGGAATTCACCACCACAAAAATGGCCGACTTCGGCTCCGTTATGGCCTATTATAACAAACTGAAGTCGCTTGCAGATCAACTAGCCAATGTCGGGTCGCCGGTCTCCGATCAACGATTGGTTTTGCGCCTCCTTGCGGGTCTGCCGGAAGCATATGCCCACTTTGTTACAACTATACAATAG